The DNA segment TGTCGATGTTGTGATCCGAGTCGGCGGGGTGGGCGTCTGCGCCGGTCCCGGCCGGGTGGCGGGAGAAGGGGCAGAGGCGCGGGTCGCAACTAGCGGCATGTTTATCTGCTCTTCAAAGGGCAAACCCCGCCTGCCTTGCGGTACTCGCGGCGCACCGCCTCTTCCAGGTAGGCCGCTGTGACGATGCCTCCGTCGTTTAGGGCCAACAGCGCGGCATGCAGGGCGGCGTTGCGGATCTGACTGCCGCTCAACGCGCAGCGACAGACGACCTCATTGAGCAGAGACGGGTCAAGGACATGATCGGCCGGGAGATGCAGTTGCCAGATGGACCAGCGCTCGGCCACATCCGGTGGGCGAAAATCAATGACCACGTCCATGCGGCGCTGAAATGCGCTGTCGATGTGCTCGGCGGCATTCGTGGTAACCAGGAGAATGCCGGAGAAGGATTCGATTCGTTGCAGCAGATAATTTGTTTCCAGGTTGGCATACCGGTCATTCGCCGTCTGGACGCCCGTGCGTTGCGTGAGCAGCGCGTCGCCCTCATCCAGCAGCAAGATGACATTGAGCTCCTCGGCGCGGGCGAATATCTGGCTCAAATTCTTTTCGGTCTCGCCGATGTATTTGTTCACTACCGCTGAGAGGTCGAGCCGGTAGAGATCCATTTGCAGGACCGACGCCAGCAAGCGCGCGGCGAGGGTCTTGCCCGTCCCGCTAGGGCCGCTGAAGAGCACCCGCACGCCGACGTTCAACTGCCCTTCTAGAGGGACGCCCGCTGACGTCTGCAAGCGCTCACGATGCCGACAGCGGAGTTCGAGGGTGTGCAGCTCATTCTTCGTTTCCGTACCAACTGCCAAGTGATTCCAGTCGCCACTGACAGGAACAGGAGCAGCCAATGTTTCCAGCACCTGCCGATTCAGCGTACGGCTGGCCTGTTGTACGTCCGCAAGTGTTATCGTTTCGCGTTCGGCCAGTGCAGCATATGAACGGGCGAGCCTCGCGGCGCGGCGAATGTTGCCGCTGGTCATGCGCACCTGTCCGCTTATTTGATCCAGGTCGGTGATAGTATTCGCGCCAAAGTCGGCTATCCAATGCAAACGGCGCGCGTCCGTGTCAGGAATTTCGAGTGTCACAGTGAGCGCACACTCAGCGCCCGGACCGCATAGTCCTCCTTGCTGACCGAGCACGACCACCAATGGGTCGCCGTCCTTGGTTACGGGTGGCAGCTCGGCAGTCTCCCCTGGCGCGAGATCCAGGACGACAACCGGCAGCGCGTGCAACAGGGCCGCCAGCGGTCGGATCAGCCGCCACCGCCCATCGTCGCCCTTTCCCAATCCGTTGATCTCGAGCATCCCGAGCCCAAGCCCGCGCGCGACCGCCCCCGCGACAGTCCGCCGGCCGTTATGCTGTGGACCGCGGATCACCAACGCCCGCGCGTCGCCCGACGCGAGCAGCGCCGACACTGTTGTCAATGACTGCCGCAGTGCGTCAGGCAGGATCAGTTCGTCATGCGTGGCCAACTGCTCGGGCGGGCGATAGTGTGCCCACGGCGTGATCTCCTCGCGCACCTCACCCCGCATTGCGTCCCACAGCGGCCCTGGGACCTGCAGCGCCCACTCAAGGCGCGGGGCATCGGGGTTAACGACCTGTAAAAGGCCGAGTTCTTGCAGCTGGCGGAGCTTGTCGCGCGACTCGGTGCCGCCATCCGCATCGGGCCACCAAGCGCTGAGCAATCCCAGGGTCGGACGATGCTGGCTTGGCGCCGCTTGCATCGCATCAAACAGCAGACCGAAACGAGCGTCTTCTTCGATCAACCCGATGGTTAGGAGCAGTGTGGCCGTCGCATTACTGATGCCGGACGCCTCGCTCAAGGCACGCAACGGAAGATGTTCACGAGCTCGGGCTTCCCACTCTTGAAGCCACGTATACCAATGAGACTCGGCTTCCTCCAATGACAGATCCTCGAGTCCAAGTCCGACCAGCTCGTTGTTATATCCGGCGAGAAATGGGAACTGTTCGACAACTTTCTCGAAAGAGCCGTGGACACGGCACAGGCAGGTGATGAGGCGCAACACTGCTCCATAGAAAAACAATTTGAAATGCGTCGCAGGCAGTGGTGGTAGTTGACCGAACGGATTGTTTCGGATTGCAGCCATAGATTTAGTTCATTCAAAGTGAAACGCGATGAATCGTCCGGTCGCCGGGACCCAACCCGGGTCCCGGTCCAGACCGGCCAGCCGAATCTCGATCGGCAGCTCATCCAGGGCGAAGAAAACATCCAGGCGAGTCCCGCTCACCAGCACGCGCGCGTGGTGCTCGCACAGCGCTCGCCGCAGCTCGCCGGGATCTCTCAGAACAAGTGCGCGGTTCAATCGAGCGCGCACATAAGGCATCAGACAACGGAGCCACCGCTCCTGGGGCAGGATGTCGCCGATGGCACCGGGGAACGCGCTGCGCTGGAACTCGAAAGCGGCGATGCCCGGGTAGTCTTGCGTCTCGCGTACGAGTTGTTGCATAGGATCTCCAGCGTCTAGCGGGAGGTCGAGGATCAAAAACTGCTCAGGATGTTTCACCCGAAGTCGTCCGGGATCCGTGGTCCATTGCCAAATACTTTCTTCAGAAAATGGCGCCAGCCACTCAGCGGGCAAGCGCCACCTATCTGGCGGGTCGAAGGCTTCGCCTGGCGCCTCGTGCTCGTCGCGGCCCGCCAATCGCGCGAGAAGCGGCCACGCCGGGTCGGCTTCGATGCTCTTGCCGACCAGTTCCCGACCGACCAGAGCAACAAAATCCCACAGCGGAAGAGGGATCGCAGGTTGTAGGGGACTCGTAAAGTCGCCGTAGAAATTCAAGAAGAGCCCGAGATTGACGAGATAGAAAACGCCTCCAAATGCCGTCTCGATACACGTTCCACCCGTTCTCATGATCTCACCAGCCGGATCGATAACGGAAAACGGTGACCCAGGGGGTGAAGCCGGCTTTGGCGACTCGTCGCTCTGCGAGTCTTGAGCGGTTTCTAAAGGTGACGTAGCCTCCAACTGGATGGACGGGACCGCTTGATGTCCCGAGTGTACTCCTGGATCGGCCGGTACGGACTCGGCGCGCGAGAGCTGTTCCCGTCCGTCAGGTGTGGAAACTATCATGGCGGCGGGATTTTCTTCGGGCGTTTTTCTCGTCGACCTTGCTGCAGACGTGTGTAGTGCAACGTTGAGATGGAGCCGCGAGCCCTCGGTCCCTTGGTCGGGCTGCGTTGGCGGCGAGGTAGCCGCATGGGTCGTTAGCGCTCCGGCATTCAGCGTGCCAGTTGAATCACGCAAGCGCTCTGCTCGATGCCATCGCAGGACGGTGCGCGCGAATAATGGCGCGCGCACCATCGCCGACGCGCGCGCAAGCATCAACCCTATGCCAAGCAAACATCGCTCCACCATAATAAGGCTGGGGTCCAATGCTTCGGGAGCCCACTCTGTAAACGGAGGCTGACTCGCTGGCGGCGAGACCTCGACAGAAACGACGCGCGCGGCAGGGCCGGCCGGCGGGCACTCAATGAGGGCCGCCTTGGCCGGAGCCTGCGCGTCGAGCATCAAGGGATCCTTCAGCCACGCAAGCTCGACCAGAGCGAAGCGCTCAATGATTTCGCGCAGCAGAGCGCGCGCTCGCGCTTCACCAATCGCTCGCACAAACCTCGCCGCCAGCCGCCTTTTCGCCAGATGTGCAAGCGCCGCGGGAACGCTTTCGATCGACTCAAGCCATTCGCGAATCACCGCGCTCGAGATGTCGGTCGAGCGAAACAGGCTCTTCCACCACCAGCGGGTGATTGCGGTTCCGTCGCACCAATCGGCGGCCAAGCACGCGAGCAGCTCGGCGCGATCGGCGAAGAACACCGCCTCGGCATTCGCCGGGACCGGCTCGGCAGCGGGACGCGCCGCCCGTCTCAGTACTTGCTCGACGGCGGCGGCAACCGCGCGCCCCCACTCGAGCGCTATGGAAGCGCGGCCGTCTTCGGTCTGCATCAAACCCGGCTTCGGATCGCGCAGCTGTCGAATAAAAGCAATCGCCGATGGAGGTAAAAAAGACGGCTGCAGCTCTATGGCGGACAACGCACGATCGAAGGGCATGCGGAGCGAAAGCGCATCGCGCGGGCCGCCGCGCACCCGAAGCTTTACAACGTACGTATCCTTTTGCTCGGCGATCAATCCGTCTGCCCTCGCCGGCGGCGCTCCCGCGCGCGATATCCGCCAAAACGTTGCGCCGCGCTCCCATGCAGCGCGCGCGGTTGATCATGTCCGGGGCGGAGCGTCATCATATCTCCCGACAAACGATCTGAATGGAGCTGATCTGGGCGACCGCCGCCGCCTCGGCATTGACCAGGCTTGCTCGGACTAGGTACTTGTAGTTGTCGTTGTCCACGCGGCGGAAATCCGCCTCGAGGGCCACCGCGGTCAACTCCGCCGCAGTGCCCCCGGCGCCTGTTCCTGCCGCAGCCGCGGAAACGTCCACTGCCCCGGTTTCTTCAAATGGATTGGCCGCTTCTCTCAGCGGCACGTTGATGAACTGAATGGACGTCTGAGCCGGGTCCGAGATCCGTTGCCGTAACAGCGAGACGTTGAACTGTTCAATCGTCCCCGTTCGTCTCCCTCTGACGATCATGCTCTCGATGCGAGACCCGTCAGGAAGCTGCACGGCAAACCAGCCCCTCGCGTTTGCACGCGCGCCCTCCGCGGCAGCAGGCTTGCTCGCAATACCCTCATCGAGGAGCCATTCGGGATTGTTGACGTGCCTGAGAAAGTTCGGAGCGAAGGTGAGTGTGTTGGTCGGAGAGATTGCGCCAACCCCAAGCCGCTCGGCTATTGCCAGAACCGCGGCGCGCAAGCTGTTATGAAAGTCGGGTATAATGACCTGCCCATCGTTCGCTATCGGAATGGAGGCCATCAGCGGGCGAATATCCACCGGTTGCGCGGCGGGCGCAGTAGGAGGCGGAGGTTCCGGCGCAGGGCCAAATCCTCCCGGCGGCCTCGGAGGCAGAATGATCCTGCCAGGTTCACGAATGATATCCTCGAAGAAGATCCTCGCCCGTTCGGTTCGATCTATGGTGATTCTTTCCGTTGCAGCCTCTCGTACGCCGGCCAGGACCCGTCTGTCAGCCATATTAATCTCCTTCCTTAGAGGACCATGTTTGCGAATCGGCCCAGAGCCCAAGCCGCGCGGCCAAAGCGCGAGACGCCGCGGTAACCCAGCGTATGCTTGGCGAACACCAGTACCGGTTGTACGCTCTCGCCTGTTTCCACCGCCAGGACGTTTTCCCAGATCGCATAGAGTTGAATTCGCTCGCGGGCGGCTCCGATCGGCTCGTGATAGAGCGATTCCTGGAGCAAGCCCCGCAGCGAATCGGCGTCAAGCATCGCCACCTCGCTCGACCCGCGCTCGCCGAAGAACACGATCGGATTGAAGCCGAGGGGCGCGTTGGGGCTGGCCATCGGAAGCAGCCCTGCGGCGGGCAAGAACCCAAACCG comes from the Candidatus Binatia bacterium genome and includes:
- a CDS encoding ATP-binding protein, which translates into the protein MAAIRNNPFGQLPPLPATHFKLFFYGAVLRLITCLCRVHGSFEKVVEQFPFLAGYNNELVGLGLEDLSLEEAESHWYTWLQEWEARAREHLPLRALSEASGISNATATLLLTIGLIEEDARFGLLFDAMQAAPSQHRPTLGLLSAWWPDADGGTESRDKLRQLQELGLLQVVNPDAPRLEWALQVPGPLWDAMRGEVREEITPWAHYRPPEQLATHDELILPDALRQSLTTVSALLASGDARALVIRGPQHNGRRTVAGAVARGLGLGMLEINGLGKGDDGRWRLIRPLAALLHALPVVVLDLAPGETAELPPVTKDGDPLVVVLGQQGGLCGPGAECALTVTLEIPDTDARRLHWIADFGANTITDLDQISGQVRMTSGNIRRAARLARSYAALAERETITLADVQQASRTLNRQVLETLAAPVPVSGDWNHLAVGTETKNELHTLELRCRHRERLQTSAGVPLEGQLNVGVRVLFSGPSGTGKTLAARLLASVLQMDLYRLDLSAVVNKYIGETEKNLSQIFARAEELNVILLLDEGDALLTQRTGVQTANDRYANLETNYLLQRIESFSGILLVTTNAAEHIDSAFQRRMDVVIDFRPPDVAERWSIWQLHLPADHVLDPSLLNEVVCRCALSGSQIRNAALHAALLALNDGGIVTAAYLEEAVRREYRKAGGVCPLKSR